In a genomic window of Vulpes vulpes isolate BD-2025 chromosome 6, VulVul3, whole genome shotgun sequence:
- the SERPINA4 gene encoding kallistatin codes for MDLSDSLLLLLAGLLVLPHGQLHPERYSLHQEPPSTGEGSPSLKIAPANTAFALHFYHLMASQSPGSNIFFSPLSISASYAMLSLGARSHSKTQILEGLGFNLTEVSESDIHQGFQHLLHTLHLPDDRLEMNMGSTLFLSQDLLILPGFLNDSVAFYDSKLFLTNFHDSVGSTQLINDHIKEETQGKIVDLVSNLNTDIAMVLVNYIYFKALWENPFQPSMTTTQDFHVDENTVVQVPMMLQDTAHHWYLNDRYLPCSVLRMDYKGNMTAFFILPNRGKMKQVEEALTPEMLTRWNRLLQKRHFYRKLELHFPKFSISGSYKLDEILPKMGFVDLFSKQVDLSGITKEKKLQVSKSFHKAILEVDEVGTQAAAATGIFTTFLSAWHNHRVLWFNRPFFVVIFSTNTQSILFLGKVVNPTKP; via the exons ATGGATCTTTCAGacagcctgctcctccttctggctGGACTGCTAGTCTTACCTCATGGTCAGCTGCATCCTGAGCGCTACAGCCTCCATCAGGAGCCTCCAAGCACAGGTGAGGGCTCCCCTAGCCTCAAGATTGCCCCAGCCAATACAGCTTTCGCTCTCCACTTCTACCACCTGATGGCTTCCCAAAGTCCTGGGAGCAACATCTtcttttccccactgagcatTTCAGCCTCCTACGCCATGCTGTCCCTGGGGGCCCGCTCACACAGCAAGACCCAGATCCTTGAGGGTCTGGGCTTCAACCTCACAGAGGTGTCCGAGTCAGACATCCACCAGGGCTTCCAGCACCTCTTGCACACTCTCCACCTTCCGGACGACAGGCTGGAGATGAACATGGGCAGCACCCTGTTCCTGAGCCAGGACCTGCTGATCCTTCCGGGATTTCTTAATGACAGTGTGGCCTTCTATGACTCCAAACTCTTCCTCACCAACTTCCATGATTCTGTGGGCTCCACCCAGCTTATCAATGACCACATCAAGGAGGAAACTCAAGGGAAGATTGTGGATTTGGTGAGCAACCTGAACACGGACATTGCAATGGTGCTGGTGAATTACATTTACTTCAAAG cTCTGTGGGAAAACCCATTCCAACCCTCGATGACTACTACCCAAGACTTCCACGTTGATGAGAATACTGTAGTCCAGGTGCCTATGATGCTGCAGGACACAGCGCACCACTGGTATCTCAATGACAGATACTTGCCCTGCTCAGTGCTGCGGATGGATTACAAAGGAAACATGACAGCCTTTTTTATCCTTCCTAACCGAGGGAAAATGAAGCAAGTGGAGGAGGCCTTGACCCCAGAGATGCTAACAAGATGGAACCGCTTACTTCAGAAGAG ACATTTTTATAGGAAGCTCGAGCTGCATTTCCCCAAGTTCTCCATTTCTGGCTCCTATAAACTGGATGAGATTTTGCCCAAGATGGGCTTCGTGGACCTGTTCTCAAAGCAGGTTGACTTGTCTGGCATCACCAAAGAGAAAAAACTGCAGGTGTCCAAG AGTTTCCACAAAGCCATTCTTGAGGTGGATGAAGTTGGTACCCAGGCTGCAGCAGCCACTGGCATCTTTACCACCTTTCTGTCTGCCTGGCACAATCACAGAGTCCTTTGGTTCAACCGGCCCTTCTTTGTGGTGATCTTTTCCACCAACACCCAGAGCATCCTCTTCCTGGGAAAGGTTGTCAACCCCACAAAGCCATAG